From the Manihot esculenta cultivar AM560-2 chromosome 14, M.esculenta_v8, whole genome shotgun sequence genome, the window TtggtattttaaaataataattagatttatttatattttggtacttaattttttattttcgtgGATACAATACTCCGCTCATCATTTTATGATTTGAAACGGCTCCATATACTTGTGGATATAGCACCTGCCACTAATAGAAAGGAAAAATAGCTTCCCCAATTGCTCTTTATCACCACCATTTGGCAGTTTCTTAAATCAGCTGCATGTCAGCTCACACTCCTATTACCAATCAGTAAGCAAGGAAAGAGCAAACCAAAGAAACCTATgcttgaaagaaaaataagagtaaGAGGCATGTGAAACAACAACAAAGTAGGACCAAAGTTTCATCTCCCTCACTATGAAATCCTCACCGAAAATTATATACAATCTAATCTAgatggagatgaagagaaactCACGTATGAGTAAGGTGAAAGAGACCATTCTTATTTAAATAGGCAGAAACAGCCGCAAACtcaagcaaaagaaaaaaaaaaaaaaaaaaaaagagatttgtatTTTAAGAATTCTTatagtataattatatatttaaataattaatctttttTAACGACTGCCTTATAACAAATTCCATTAGGAAATTCTCAAACTTGATAGTTAGATTTTCATtatatatttgaatttaaatgtttaattaataaatattttgctAAGCAATATatgtgatttttaaatttttttattgagtattaattaattgataataatttataattttattttttataaattatatatatgtcaaactcatttttaaaaaaaatgctattatagtaattttttaagcctatatatatatgaattaatattttatttaaaggaGTGAAGTTTAATAATTGAAGAAATTACTATTAAGcgtatattatataaaaaatttattaattaattaaataacgtattaaaatatcttttatgtttaaaaaaattttattagttaatttttttattaattttaatcgttaaatattttactatttagtttctataattttaaaaaatccatTAGTTAATTTCTCAAGtttatctattaattagtcacttcataagtattttaaatttttttgacttaataaaaaattaattaataaatattatatattaaaaatattttaatataattttaaaataaaaaaattaattaataaattttctaatcatataaaaattaaatagtaaattctccttaataatttaatctataagTACATTTATTGTGAATATCACCACCATCGCTCATAGACTCTACTATTTAGATTATTAATCACAAAAAATTATCATAGAAAGtaaaaatataactataattttttataaaaaacagATCGCTAATTTCATTATCAGTATTTTAAATAGATGGTAATTGATTTGTAATTTACTTTAACTATCACTTTTTcaatcatttaattaataaatttcattgttatttttttatttttatattacagACCtgcaaatatattaaatattaaaatacaacATTTTAATTGatactttttataaatatttttttgataaatttacaattaaataattGTGTAATAATACTTTATCGGGACAAAGTTGTGCAATGATAGATACTAGTGTTATAATCTTTTTAATGTTTTCACACCATTAGTTAGACCTTGCCAAtgcaattataataaatttaataaaaaaaagcaaaatacatatttatcctgaattttattaaaaaaatttagtgacgatctaaattttaaaaatatctcataatatatttaaattatttaaatataaaattataatgttaTTATAATCGTTGAATCTCATATCAGTTGTGGAAAGGGATACTACGCCCCTTACATGAGTTAATAGACAAAAGGATAATATGCCCCTTTATATCAGGCATTCCTCCTCCTTGACCTGTGAGTTAGACCGACTCaaatttaacaataataataattataaaattattgttatgtggatatatatatattagtgtATTTGTAGTTGATAatattttgtattaaaataataaaattattttaattatattttaaaataatttaaatatatttataaatatatttttgataaaatttaagcGCGTgaatatatatttcaaaaaaaaaaaagtaattaaggAGTGAGAATATGAAATTTATTGCAAAAGAGAGATTCTCATACATGTGGAGAGAATACAAAGATGATCTAATTAAGGTAATGATTCCTTACGAGGGAATCCaattaaatgagttttctaaaacccattaattttatttttttattctgtattattttctctcttcttaCTCCAAGCTTGTTCTTCCTCCAGAGTTTCACTTTACCCTGTAACACATCAACCATGAAAGAAAGATAAATCAattcatataataatttatatatttatttaaaatttattattaagtttagtttaattcgattgaatttaaaaattaaactataaataaattaaattataaaaaataaatgaagttaaaatcagtttaatttatgttGAATCTTATATCGGTTTGAGATAGAAATATGAATTTTAGATACTCCTACCTTTTAACTAGTTTTTAGAGTGAGTTAGATGTGACTCAAAATTAATATGATATCAAATCTTTCTCATTGATATTGAGCCTTTATCGGATCGACCTAAAAATTTAACagtcaataataataaaaaaaaatatttacttggAGCAGTCGACGTTGGGGCTGACTTGGAAGGGAATAGAGACGCCACATTTGCCAGCCAGGCCACCAGCCAAGCTATAGTTAATACCAGGAATTTGAGCTGCATTTGATTTCAAGCATTTACAAGCCTGTTGGCGATCAGGAGTGGTCTTAGCTTCTGCGTTAAGAGCTTTAACTCCGGCGCAGCAACCTGGAACCAAAGGTCCACGGCCTGTCAGGTAGCTTATGCATGGTGTTAACTTGCTGCTAACTTCCCCACATGTTATGGTTGCTTGGGCTGCCATGGGTGCACCAACTACCATGCACATAACCACCACACAAGCCAACGTAGTAGCCATTGAACTAGCCATGGTTAAGGGATGCTTGAGGAAAGAACTTGGCTAATTTCAAAagggttttttgtttttttccttAATAGAGATTTTGAGATGGGAAGCTGAGTGAGTGCTAATGCTCAGTGGAATGGTGTTTATATAGGCCAATAGCTTGCTTTTTTACCTTCCTTTTTTggggtttttttttaaatgttcttttcgaaattttattaattagtaattaataaaAACTCTAAATTTACTCCAAACTATacgactaaaatttaaaaaaaattcaatttttcatttaaaaaaatattttgaaactatcagattaaatatatttaagtaaAACTAAATAGATTGAATAAAGTATAACTTAAAGtattatttaacattttaataataatttaagaaataaatttgaaaaaaaaattagtaatttaTGGACTAATTTAACcttttattcttaaaaaaattcttatttatattgaataaaattaataataataaaaaagattatCTGTGTTTTTATGGTATGTTTATTTATGGACTAATTTAGTAATGCATgcacataaaatattatttttaattaataataatatcattaattttattattaaaattaaataatttaattaattgtcattaacttaaatataatttcattatattaatttgtaaaaattttatatttagataTTTACAATATTAATgtcttattaatttaatatgctttctgtaaaataattattttaaaaaaataatatcacaatatacaaatttataaaataagatgaaaatttTACAAagtttacattttttttaaacaaaatcaaataatcatagaaattataaaaattatcaaaactgTCCATATGTATTTACATAAGGgatttattataatttgattaaattataatttttaattaattaattaattatatttcaaactttatatatatttattttatttgtggtCTTCATCTCCCGAACATCGTTATCAGTCGGTGGCCAAGTTGGAAAGCCAATTAAAAAGCATAGAGAGTGtggtttttcattttttttcttaaataatttatatttttttctaatat encodes:
- the LOC110630860 gene encoding non-specific lipid-transfer protein; translation: MASSMATTLACVVVMCMVVGAPMAAQATITCGEVSSKLTPCISYLTGRGPLVPGCCAGVKALNAEAKTTPDRQQACKCLKSNAAQIPGINYSLAGGLAGKCGVSIPFQVSPNVDCSKVK